In Flammeovirgaceae bacterium 311, one DNA window encodes the following:
- a CDS encoding outer membrane efflux protein (COG1538 Outer membrane protein): MKKTENSKYILLLLLIVLALQPAWSQEGQQVLRLRPEEAILKAMEQNLGVEISRQNQEISRRNYSLGNAGFLPSVSAAAARNWSLQNNEQTDRAGETRQLQGVRPNNLSYGVAASWRIFDGLGMFHSYERLRLEYEASGLLNQQTINELAANVLSTYYQHTLQQQRLELWENTLELSEQRLRLAKDRYEVGKTSKQEYLSALVDYNADRAAQLAQQEALKNTRHQLNRLMGQSPMQVIQTIDTLRADSTLIRELLLPQPVAQNPEYRASELQIAASESFVQEQRSRFWPSISADLGYNFARQNNPASFFLFNQTAGFNYGISASWFLFDGFNTRRNVQIARIQSQLADLDRRQLELDLQTSQADAMVAYRTQWQQIDLERENLEYAQQNADIAMERYRLGVTTPLELRVAQQNAQQAELRLLNAVYELKIAEIELMRISGQLVSGYNQR; this comes from the coding sequence ATGAAGAAGACCGAAAACAGTAAATATATCCTGCTGCTGTTATTGATTGTGCTGGCCCTGCAGCCAGCATGGTCGCAGGAGGGGCAGCAAGTACTAAGACTCAGGCCCGAAGAAGCAATTCTTAAGGCGATGGAGCAAAATTTGGGAGTTGAGATTTCAAGGCAGAATCAGGAAATATCGCGCCGCAATTACAGCCTGGGAAATGCTGGTTTTTTACCATCTGTTAGTGCAGCGGCTGCCAGAAACTGGAGCTTACAAAACAATGAGCAAACAGACCGTGCCGGCGAAACCCGTCAGCTGCAGGGTGTACGGCCCAATAACCTTAGCTATGGAGTTGCTGCCAGCTGGAGGATATTTGATGGCCTTGGTATGTTTCACAGCTATGAGCGCCTGCGCCTGGAATATGAAGCAAGTGGTTTGCTTAACCAGCAGACCATTAATGAGCTGGCCGCTAATGTGCTAAGTACCTATTACCAGCATACACTGCAGCAGCAGCGCCTGGAGCTTTGGGAAAATACACTGGAGCTTTCAGAGCAGCGCCTGCGCCTGGCAAAAGATCGCTACGAGGTAGGTAAAACCTCCAAGCAGGAGTACCTCTCTGCCCTGGTAGACTACAATGCCGACCGGGCCGCACAGCTTGCGCAGCAGGAGGCGCTTAAAAATACCCGGCATCAGCTTAACCGGCTCATGGGGCAGTCTCCCATGCAGGTGATTCAAACAATCGATACCCTGCGGGCAGATTCTACTCTGATCCGGGAACTGCTGTTGCCGCAGCCAGTGGCGCAAAATCCAGAATACAGGGCATCTGAATTACAGATAGCAGCTTCAGAAAGTTTTGTGCAGGAGCAGCGCTCCAGGTTCTGGCCCTCCATCAGTGCTGATCTTGGCTACAATTTTGCCCGGCAGAATAATCCGGCGAGCTTTTTCCTGTTTAACCAGACTGCAGGTTTTAACTATGGTATATCCGCCAGCTGGTTCCTGTTCGATGGCTTCAACACACGCCGCAATGTGCAAATAGCCCGTATTCAGTCGCAACTGGCAGATCTGGACCGGCGCCAGCTGGAGCTCGATCTGCAGACCAGCCAGGCCGATGCCATGGTTGCTTACCGTACACAATGGCAGCAGATAGACCTGGAACGTGAAAACCTGGAGTATGCACAGCAAAATGCCGATATTGCCATGGAACGCTACAGGCTTGGTGTTACCACTCCTTTAGAACTAAGAGTTGCCCAGCAGAATGCTCAGCAAGCTGAGCTGCGACTTCTGAATGCTGTATATGAATTAAAAATTGCAGAAATTGAGCTAATGAGAATAAGCGGACAGCTGGTTTCAGGGTATAATCAGCGTTAG
- a CDS encoding lytic transglycosylase (COG0834 ABC-type amino acid transport/signal transduction systems, periplasmic component/domain), with translation MNEIKLDEKVSVKQWRSSFYTACLLLVLLSCKSTNSDTQHADLLSLSLVGGLTGAPANEPVELDLPEIKKRGRLIAIVDNSSTSYFIYKGQAMGYEYDLLSRLAQKLGVDLEIIITTSLDEALEMLQRGEGDIIAHNLTITKERREKIAFTLHHNEVRQMLVQRKPQSWRNMTLDNIDKKLIRNPLDLAGKEVHVKKNSSHFSRLVNLSDEIGSDITIVEEDPTVEVEALIKKVANGDIDYTVADENVALLNAAYYSNLDVSTPVSFHQRIAWGVRTNAPDLLKAVNGWIREIRKTPDYAVIYNKYFKNRSNMKMLASSNYSSISGSQISPYDKHIKEAASRIGWDWRLLAAVVYQESKFNPEAESWMGAAGLMQLMPETAEIFGAENPLDPKQSIMAGANYLQWLDKFWTDEVPDPEERKKFVLASYNVGQGHVLDARKLARKHGRSPEIWEEHVAYFLEKKADPAFYNDEVVSLGYCRGGEPVRYVKNIMQRQARYRQLIPDEVAPSHEKEQLLAMAK, from the coding sequence ATGAATGAAATAAAACTGGACGAAAAAGTATCGGTTAAGCAGTGGAGATCGTCATTTTATACAGCTTGCCTGCTATTGGTGCTGTTATCATGCAAATCCACTAATTCTGATACCCAACATGCAGATCTACTTTCTCTTTCTCTGGTTGGAGGGCTTACAGGTGCCCCTGCCAATGAACCTGTGGAGTTAGATTTGCCCGAAATTAAAAAACGTGGAAGGCTCATCGCCATTGTAGACAACAGCTCAACCAGCTACTTTATCTATAAGGGGCAGGCAATGGGCTATGAATATGACCTGCTTTCACGCCTGGCCCAGAAGCTGGGGGTAGATCTGGAGATCATCATCACCACCAGTCTGGATGAAGCGCTGGAAATGCTGCAGCGGGGAGAAGGCGATATTATTGCCCACAACCTCACCATTACTAAGGAGCGGCGTGAAAAGATTGCCTTCACCCTGCATCATAATGAGGTGCGCCAGATGCTGGTACAACGCAAGCCGCAGTCCTGGCGTAACATGACCCTCGACAACATTGATAAAAAGCTTATCCGCAATCCGCTGGATCTGGCAGGCAAAGAGGTACATGTGAAGAAAAACTCTTCCCATTTCTCCAGGCTTGTAAACCTTTCCGACGAAATAGGCTCTGACATCACGATTGTGGAAGAAGATCCTACCGTTGAGGTGGAGGCGCTCATCAAAAAAGTAGCCAATGGCGATATAGATTATACCGTGGCTGATGAGAATGTTGCCCTGCTGAATGCTGCTTACTATTCTAACCTGGATGTGAGCACACCTGTTAGTTTTCATCAGCGTATCGCCTGGGGTGTTCGCACAAATGCTCCCGACCTCCTGAAGGCCGTAAATGGCTGGATCAGGGAGATTCGTAAAACACCCGATTACGCGGTTATATACAACAAATACTTCAAGAACCGCAGCAACATGAAAATGCTGGCCAGCAGCAACTACTCCAGTATCAGCGGTAGCCAGATTTCTCCGTACGACAAGCATATTAAAGAAGCTGCCAGCAGAATTGGCTGGGACTGGCGCCTGCTGGCTGCCGTGGTGTACCAGGAGAGCAAGTTTAATCCCGAAGCAGAATCCTGGATGGGTGCCGCAGGCTTAATGCAGCTGATGCCCGAAACTGCAGAGATTTTTGGCGCAGAAAATCCCCTGGATCCTAAACAAAGCATTATGGCAGGTGCCAACTACCTGCAATGGCTCGACAAGTTCTGGACAGACGAAGTGCCTGATCCGGAAGAGCGGAAAAAATTTGTACTGGCCTCTTATAACGTAGGGCAGGGACATGTACTGGATGCCCGTAAGCTGGCCCGCAAGCATGGCCGTAGCCCGGAGATCTGGGAAGAGCATGTAGCTTACTTCCTGGAAAAAAAGGCCGATCCGGCCTTCTATAACGATGAGGTAGTTTCTTTGGGCTACTGCCGCGGAGGCGAACCGGTACGTTATGTAAAGAACATTATGCAGCGGCAGGCCCGCTACCGCCAGCTAATCCCTGACGAAGTAGCACCCTCTCACGAAAAAGAGCAGCTGCTCGCTATGGCAAAATAG
- a CDS encoding phytoene desaturase (COG1233 Phytoene dehydrogenase and related proteins), with translation MENKRAAAVVGAGIAGIATAIRLANKSFSVEVFEANAYPGGKLSQLQLGAYRFDAGPSLFTLPRQVEELFELSGYKAEDYFQYRRLPLSCRYFYEDGTIIHGYAEPDKFIEEIALKTGANREDVQEHIRHSARLYALLADLFMHRSLHNWGTWLSLKSLKAYLNLPRLNIFRSMHSANAARLKAPKAVQLFNRYATYNGSNPYQAPATLNIIPHLEMGIGAFMPVGGMHAITQSLYELAQRLGVQFHFNSPVSQILTAGDRVSGVLAGGKERSFDVVVSNADLLHTYRRLLPHHQAPERLLSQPKSSSALIFYWGIKKEFPELDLHNIFFSQDYEQEFRHIFEEKTIWHDPTVYLNITAKYEAGDAPKGCENWFTMINVPHNSGQDWDRLIATARQNILQKLSRILGTDIAPLIEQEAILDPRTIEGKTSSAFGALYGNSSNSRYAAFLRHANKSSSIKGLYFCGGSVHPGGGIPLCLLSAKITAGMVKQS, from the coding sequence ATGGAAAATAAAAGGGCAGCAGCTGTTGTTGGAGCAGGCATTGCCGGCATAGCCACTGCTATACGCCTGGCTAACAAAAGCTTTTCGGTTGAGGTATTCGAGGCAAATGCCTACCCCGGCGGTAAGCTTAGCCAGCTACAGCTGGGCGCTTATAGGTTCGATGCCGGTCCTTCCCTCTTTACGCTGCCCCGGCAGGTAGAAGAACTTTTTGAGTTATCGGGCTATAAAGCTGAAGACTATTTTCAATACCGCCGCCTGCCCCTGAGCTGCCGTTACTTTTACGAAGATGGCACCATTATCCATGGCTATGCCGAGCCCGATAAATTCATTGAAGAAATTGCCCTGAAAACCGGGGCTAATAGAGAAGATGTGCAGGAGCATATCAGGCACAGTGCCCGCCTGTATGCGCTGCTGGCCGATCTGTTCATGCACCGCTCCCTGCATAACTGGGGCACCTGGCTAAGCCTGAAGTCGCTAAAAGCCTATCTGAACCTGCCGCGGCTCAATATATTCCGCAGCATGCACAGCGCCAATGCTGCCAGGCTTAAAGCACCTAAGGCAGTGCAGCTGTTTAACCGCTATGCTACCTATAACGGCTCCAACCCTTACCAGGCACCAGCTACACTCAATATTATTCCGCACCTGGAGATGGGCATTGGGGCCTTCATGCCTGTAGGTGGCATGCATGCCATTACCCAAAGCCTCTATGAGCTGGCACAAAGGCTGGGGGTGCAGTTCCATTTCAATAGCCCCGTAAGCCAGATCCTCACAGCGGGAGACAGGGTAAGCGGAGTACTGGCAGGCGGTAAAGAACGGAGCTTTGATGTGGTGGTTAGCAATGCCGATCTGCTGCATACGTACCGCCGGCTCCTGCCCCATCATCAAGCGCCGGAGCGCTTGTTAAGCCAGCCTAAAAGCAGCTCTGCGCTTATCTTCTACTGGGGTATCAAAAAAGAGTTTCCCGAGCTGGACCTGCACAACATTTTCTTCAGCCAGGATTATGAGCAGGAGTTCAGGCACATTTTTGAGGAAAAGACCATCTGGCACGACCCTACTGTTTACCTCAACATTACAGCTAAATATGAGGCCGGCGATGCACCGAAAGGCTGTGAGAACTGGTTTACCATGATCAACGTGCCCCACAACAGTGGCCAGGACTGGGATAGGTTAATTGCTACTGCCCGGCAAAATATTCTGCAAAAGCTAAGCCGAATATTAGGCACAGACATTGCCCCCCTAATAGAACAGGAGGCCATACTGGACCCGAGAACCATCGAAGGCAAAACCTCTTCGGCTTTTGGTGCCCTGTATGGCAACAGCAGCAACAGCCGCTATGCTGCTTTTTTAAGGCATGCCAATAAGAGCAGCAGCATTAAAGGGCTTTATTTCTGTGGTGGCAGTGTACATCCCGGTGGTGGGATTCCGCTCTGCCTGCTATCTGCTAAAATTACGGCTGGGATGGTAAAACAGTCTTAA
- a CDS encoding hypothetical protein (COG1670 Acetyltransferases, including N-acetylases of ribosomal proteins), producing MLSLIPTEPADLPEIVRLEHHPENMEYILPYSLSRHQQALESKDEVHLKLMTADGSLAGFVLLAGRENPHSAVEFRRVVVSLKGMGYGRQAIRLVKEYCFERLMCHRLWLDVFEDNARARYLYSSEGFVEEGIMRECIKQKGLYRNLVLMSILQSEYLNPTPLS from the coding sequence ATGCTTAGCCTTATACCAACTGAACCCGCGGATCTGCCTGAAATAGTTCGCCTGGAGCACCACCCGGAAAATATGGAGTATATCTTGCCCTATAGCCTTAGCCGCCATCAGCAGGCCCTGGAAAGTAAGGATGAAGTACATCTGAAGCTAATGACCGCAGATGGCAGCCTGGCAGGTTTTGTGCTGCTGGCCGGCCGTGAAAATCCACACAGCGCTGTAGAGTTTCGCAGAGTAGTAGTATCGCTCAAAGGCATGGGCTATGGCAGGCAGGCCATCAGGCTGGTAAAAGAGTATTGTTTTGAGCGCCTCATGTGCCACCGCCTGTGGCTCGATGTATTTGAGGATAACGCACGCGCAAGGTATCTTTACAGCAGCGAAGGCTTTGTTGAAGAAGGTATCATGCGGGAGTGCATCAAACAGAAAGGCCTGTACCGCAACCTGGTACTCATGTCAATCCTCCAATCCGAATACCTAAACCCCACCCCATTATCATAG